A genomic stretch from Terriglobus sp. RCC_193 includes:
- a CDS encoding tetratricopeptide repeat protein, protein MHRTLRIVPATLALAAVLFTAPTPAFAANKEMVELQTQVRALQDAIARLQQSNDERMGVMKDLIQQTTDAVNKMAQNMDGVQRQMRAQSEGTGKNVEQLSGQMQSLNDSLDELKARLGRIEKNIGDVQSQQQSISSKMDSGGVAGGGAPMTTDTPSSGNAPAPIVRNGKPSAAIPAAPALPTAPSAPPVEDLYRTAFSDYNGAKYTLASAEFNDVIKYYPDSNLAGNAYFYLGEIDYKAGRFSAAAKNYDKVAEQYPGNPKTAVSQLRKGESLLALKQTDAGVRELRSLIQRYPNTQEATAARSKLNALGVTVVPRNR, encoded by the coding sequence ATGCACCGCACACTTCGCATTGTGCCCGCTACGCTTGCACTTGCCGCTGTCCTGTTCACTGCCCCGACTCCCGCCTTTGCTGCCAACAAGGAGATGGTGGAGTTGCAGACGCAGGTCCGCGCGCTGCAGGACGCCATTGCCCGCCTGCAACAGTCCAACGACGAACGCATGGGCGTGATGAAAGACCTGATTCAGCAGACAACCGACGCCGTGAACAAGATGGCGCAGAACATGGACGGCGTGCAGCGGCAGATGCGCGCACAAAGCGAGGGCACCGGCAAGAACGTGGAACAGCTCTCCGGGCAGATGCAGTCGCTGAACGACTCGCTGGATGAGTTGAAGGCCCGGCTTGGCCGCATTGAGAAAAACATTGGCGATGTGCAGAGCCAGCAACAGAGCATCAGCTCGAAGATGGATTCGGGTGGAGTCGCCGGCGGTGGAGCGCCGATGACGACCGATACACCTTCCAGCGGCAATGCACCTGCGCCGATCGTACGGAATGGCAAGCCCTCTGCGGCTATTCCCGCAGCACCTGCGCTGCCCACAGCCCCCTCTGCGCCGCCGGTGGAAGATCTGTATCGCACGGCCTTCAGCGATTACAACGGTGCGAAGTACACGCTGGCTTCTGCGGAGTTTAACGATGTGATCAAGTACTATCCCGACTCAAATCTGGCGGGCAATGCGTACTTCTACCTGGGCGAGATTGATTACAAGGCAGGACGCTTCTCCGCAGCCGCGAAGAACTACGACAAGGTGGCGGAGCAGTATCCGGGCAACCCGAAGACGGCCGTTTCGCAGCTTCGCAAGGGCGAATCGCTGCTGGCGCTGAAGCAGACGGATGCGGGTGTGCGCGAGCTGCGTTCGCTGATCCAGCGCTATCCCAACACGCAGGAGGCCACTGCCGCGCGCAGCAAGCTGAATGCGCTGGGAGTGACGGTGGTTCCGCGGAACCGGTAA
- a CDS encoding dihydrodipicolinate synthase family protein, giving the protein MLFEGVHVPLATPFYPDGRLNLRKLEHNVRRYSLTPTSGLIALGANSEMASLSSEERVEVLKTVAAEAAKEKVLTAGIGLPGVRESLLLAQAAADARFDAVLLGAPLEYRHLLWNATEPTAACLTYFEAIADGSPLPVVLYSDADSAPLPLALIARLATHPNVIGILEQSTHVSRVVQVREATVAVKHTATTTITFTAATGRMLAVEQLATVVAGTFVSASSLSGGTAVATAPPVPALKTRTKEVGFQIIWGSTADAAEALRAGVGSLAMPLAASVPQAAFEVWAAWKDGDPKLLAEKQGRLARAEQGILSWDTPSIKAASELSGYFGGRPRLPLLSVTANRAEEIASLLRGMNS; this is encoded by the coding sequence ATGCTGTTTGAAGGCGTTCACGTTCCGCTCGCAACCCCGTTTTATCCCGATGGCCGGCTCAACCTCCGCAAACTGGAGCACAATGTGCGGCGCTACTCGCTCACGCCCACCAGTGGCCTGATCGCGCTTGGCGCAAATAGCGAAATGGCTTCGCTGTCCTCCGAGGAACGTGTCGAAGTTCTGAAGACAGTGGCCGCGGAAGCAGCCAAAGAAAAGGTGCTGACCGCAGGCATCGGCCTGCCAGGCGTGCGCGAATCGCTGCTGCTGGCCCAGGCCGCCGCAGACGCGCGATTCGATGCCGTCCTGCTTGGCGCCCCGCTGGAATATCGTCATCTGCTCTGGAACGCCACGGAACCCACCGCAGCATGCCTTACCTACTTCGAAGCCATCGCAGACGGCTCTCCGCTGCCGGTGGTGCTGTATTCCGATGCGGACAGCGCACCGCTGCCCCTGGCATTGATCGCACGGCTCGCAACGCATCCCAACGTCATCGGCATCCTTGAGCAATCGACCCACGTAAGCCGCGTCGTGCAGGTGCGCGAAGCAACGGTTGCCGTAAAGCACACGGCCACCACCACCATCACCTTCACCGCCGCAACGGGCCGGATGCTGGCCGTGGAGCAGCTTGCCACGGTGGTTGCAGGCACCTTCGTCAGCGCGTCCTCACTCAGCGGCGGCACCGCTGTGGCCACTGCACCGCCAGTACCCGCTTTGAAGACCCGCACGAAAGAAGTGGGCTTCCAGATCATATGGGGCAGCACTGCCGACGCGGCAGAGGCCCTGCGTGCAGGCGTTGGCTCACTCGCCATGCCGCTGGCTGCATCCGTTCCTCAGGCCGCATTTGAAGTGTGGGCCGCATGGAAAGATGGCGATCCGAAACTCCTCGCAGAAAAGCAGGGAAGACTGGCACGCGCAGAACAGGGAATTCTGTCGTGGGACACGCCTTCCATCAAGGCAGCAAGCGAACTCTCCGGCTACTTCGGTGGCCGTCCGCGACTGCCGCTTCTGTCCGTAACGGCAAACCGCGCAGAAGAGATTGCGTCTCTCCTGCGCGGCATGAATTCCTGA
- the carA gene encoding glutamine-hydrolyzing carbamoyl-phosphate synthase small subunit produces the protein MQAILALEDGRIFRGKGFGAPAERIGEVVFNTALTGYQEIFTDPSYAGQIVVLTNPQIGNYGTTPSDDESTKPYIEGLVVREFSPVSSNWRSTQVTDEYLEKNSVPVIADVDTRAIVRHLRANGVMRGVIATFAKDAVIDTDALVIKARSIPRMDGTDLASKVTTKQTYEWSAETERNETGDKFLPASIDPASKQMHVVAYDFGIKQNILRMLARENCRITVVPATTPASDVLALNPDGVFFSNGPGDPEPLEYAQKNVQELAGKTPMFGICLGHQIFGIALGGKTYKLKFGHHGANHPIKNLETGKVEITSQNHNFAVDPESLDGGKVAITHVNLNDQTVAGLKHKEHPMFSVQYHPEASPGPHDSHYLFKDFRKLMEDWNRK, from the coding sequence ATGCAAGCCATTTTAGCGCTCGAAGACGGGCGCATCTTCCGCGGAAAAGGCTTCGGCGCCCCAGCCGAACGCATCGGGGAAGTCGTTTTCAATACTGCATTGACCGGTTACCAGGAGATCTTTACCGATCCCTCCTACGCCGGGCAGATTGTCGTTCTCACCAATCCACAAATCGGAAACTACGGCACCACGCCGAGCGACGATGAAAGCACCAAACCGTACATTGAAGGTCTCGTCGTACGTGAGTTCTCGCCGGTGTCATCCAACTGGCGCTCCACGCAGGTCACAGACGAGTACCTGGAAAAGAACAGCGTGCCCGTCATTGCCGATGTGGATACACGCGCCATCGTTCGTCATCTCCGTGCCAACGGCGTGATGCGTGGCGTGATCGCCACCTTTGCGAAGGATGCGGTCATCGACACGGACGCTCTGGTAATAAAGGCGCGTTCCATCCCCAGGATGGACGGCACAGACCTTGCCAGCAAAGTCACCACGAAGCAGACCTACGAATGGTCCGCCGAGACGGAGCGCAACGAAACCGGTGATAAGTTTCTGCCGGCGTCGATTGATCCTGCGTCGAAGCAGATGCATGTGGTCGCGTATGACTTCGGCATCAAGCAGAACATCCTGCGTATGCTGGCTCGCGAAAACTGCCGTATCACGGTGGTTCCCGCCACCACGCCCGCAAGCGATGTGCTCGCGCTGAATCCGGATGGAGTCTTCTTCTCCAACGGCCCCGGTGATCCGGAGCCTCTGGAGTACGCGCAGAAGAACGTGCAGGAGCTGGCAGGGAAGACGCCGATGTTTGGCATCTGCCTTGGTCACCAGATTTTCGGCATCGCGCTCGGCGGCAAGACCTACAAGCTGAAGTTCGGTCACCACGGCGCGAACCATCCCATCAAGAACCTGGAAACGGGCAAGGTGGAGATCACGTCGCAGAACCACAACTTCGCTGTCGATCCGGAATCGCTGGACGGCGGCAAAGTGGCTATCACACACGTAAACCTGAACGACCAGACCGTGGCGGGCCTGAAGCACAAGGAACACCCCATGTTCAGCGTGCAGTACCACCCCGAAGCCAGCCCCGGGCCACACGATTCGCACTACCTGTTCAAGGACTTCCGGAAGTTGATGGAAGACTGGAATAGGAAATAG
- the carB gene encoding carbamoyl-phosphate synthase large subunit produces MPRRNDIAKILVIGSGPIVIGQSAEFDYSGTQACKALKAEGYEVVLINSNPASIMTDPEVADRTYVEPLTPKYLEEILRVESDLLKESGKPGVFAVLPTVGGQTALNLAVDLADDGTLDKYNVELIGAKLDAIKKAEDRLLFKDAMNKIGLDMPQSSLVNNLRDGLDFAQKIGFPCVIRPSFTLGGSGGGIAYNREELTEILSRGLDLSPVTECLLEESVLGWKEYELEVVRDLADNVIIICSIENFDPMGVHTGDSITVAPAQTLTDREYQHMRDAAIAVIREIGVETGGSNVQFAVNPANGRMTVIEMNPRVSRSSALASKATGFPIAKIAARLAVGYTLDELQNDITKATPACFEPTIDYVVVKIPKWQYEKFPGTEETLGPQMKSVGEVMAIGRTFKEALMKAIRSLETGKKASASDIEPRRLTQRLVTPHPERLRYILYAFERGMTVREVARLTTMDPWFLYQVKQITDEIRGLQGKTLDSLDANQLRDAKRMGISDDLIATALSLDGKDASQQVAAAREKHGIQPVYKLVDTCAAEFESFTPYFYSCYDEEDEAIPTSKKKIIILGSGPNRIGQGIEFDYCCCHASFALREDGYETIMVNCNPETVSTDYDTSDRLYFEPLTFEDVLAVYNHEASGGAEIGMIVQFGGQTPLNLSLPLKAAGVPIIGTSPESIELAEDRKRFQKLIEDLKIPQPAGVIATSIEEALAGANKVGYPVLVRPSFVLGGRAMVIAYDDESIVRYMNTAIEYSQERPVLIDHFLEDATEVDVDALCDGKDVIIAGIMQHIEEAGIHSGDSSCVLPSVDLSADVLDQIRKYTRQLALSLNVIGLVNIQFAIQHGKVYVIEVNPRASRTVPYVSKATGLPLAKIASRLMTGRTLAELLPEQLASGKDLGTGNHYFVKSPVFPWGKFQGVDPVLGPEMRSTGEVMGVAETFGEAFAKAQIAAGQNLPTRGTAFLSVNDHDKANVVPLAKQFVEMGFHLVATHGTADILSDAGLTVERVHKVKEGRPNVVDFIKGDRIQLIINTPRGQDSIFDEKAIRRAAVTARIPSITTLAAASAAAEGIAALQRGQTSVYTLQELHASRTV; encoded by the coding sequence ATGCCACGCAGAAATGACATCGCAAAGATTCTGGTGATCGGCTCCGGGCCGATCGTCATCGGCCAGTCTGCCGAGTTCGATTACTCCGGCACGCAGGCCTGCAAGGCCCTCAAGGCAGAGGGCTACGAAGTGGTGCTGATCAACAGCAACCCGGCGTCGATCATGACCGACCCCGAAGTGGCTGATCGCACCTACGTGGAGCCGCTGACACCGAAGTACCTGGAAGAGATCCTCCGCGTCGAAAGCGATCTGCTGAAGGAAAGCGGCAAGCCTGGCGTGTTCGCTGTTCTGCCCACCGTGGGTGGACAGACGGCGCTGAACCTCGCCGTGGATCTTGCTGACGATGGCACGCTCGACAAGTACAACGTGGAACTGATCGGCGCAAAGCTCGACGCCATCAAGAAGGCTGAAGACCGTCTCCTGTTCAAGGACGCGATGAACAAGATCGGCCTCGACATGCCGCAGAGCTCGCTGGTGAACAACCTGCGCGACGGCCTCGACTTCGCCCAGAAGATCGGCTTTCCCTGCGTCATCCGCCCGTCGTTCACGCTGGGCGGATCGGGTGGCGGCATTGCCTACAACCGCGAAGAACTGACGGAAATCCTCTCCCGCGGCCTTGACCTTTCGCCCGTCACCGAATGCCTGCTGGAAGAGAGCGTGCTCGGCTGGAAGGAATACGAACTGGAAGTCGTTCGTGACCTCGCCGACAACGTCATCATCATCTGCTCCATCGAGAACTTCGATCCGATGGGCGTGCACACGGGCGACAGCATTACCGTCGCACCCGCGCAAACGCTGACAGATCGTGAATACCAGCACATGCGCGATGCCGCCATCGCCGTCATTCGTGAGATCGGCGTAGAAACCGGCGGCAGCAACGTGCAGTTCGCGGTGAACCCCGCGAACGGCCGCATGACGGTCATTGAGATGAACCCGCGCGTGTCGCGTTCGTCGGCGCTCGCATCCAAGGCCACCGGCTTCCCGATTGCGAAGATCGCCGCGCGCCTCGCCGTCGGTTACACGCTGGACGAGCTGCAGAACGACATCACCAAGGCCACGCCCGCCTGCTTTGAACCCACCATCGACTACGTCGTGGTGAAGATTCCCAAGTGGCAGTACGAGAAGTTCCCCGGCACGGAAGAGACGCTTGGACCGCAGATGAAGTCTGTCGGCGAAGTCATGGCCATCGGTCGCACCTTCAAGGAAGCCTTGATGAAGGCGATCCGATCGCTGGAGACGGGCAAGAAGGCATCCGCATCCGACATCGAACCGCGCCGCCTCACGCAGCGCCTCGTCACCCCACACCCTGAGCGTCTGCGCTACATCCTGTACGCGTTTGAGCGCGGCATGACCGTGCGTGAAGTCGCGCGCCTCACCACGATGGACCCGTGGTTCCTGTATCAGGTGAAGCAGATCACGGATGAGATCCGCGGCCTGCAGGGCAAGACTCTGGACAGCCTCGACGCCAACCAGCTTCGCGACGCCAAGCGCATGGGCATCAGCGATGACCTCATCGCAACGGCACTCAGCCTCGATGGCAAGGACGCATCGCAGCAGGTTGCCGCAGCACGCGAGAAGCACGGCATTCAGCCGGTCTACAAGCTCGTCGACACCTGCGCCGCAGAGTTCGAAAGCTTCACGCCGTACTTCTACTCCTGCTACGACGAGGAAGACGAAGCGATCCCAACTTCGAAGAAGAAGATCATCATCCTCGGCAGCGGCCCCAACCGCATCGGTCAGGGCATCGAGTTCGATTACTGCTGCTGTCACGCATCGTTCGCGCTGCGTGAAGACGGGTACGAGACCATCATGGTCAACTGCAATCCGGAAACCGTCTCCACGGATTACGACACCAGCGACCGCCTCTACTTCGAACCGTTAACCTTCGAAGACGTGCTCGCGGTGTACAACCACGAAGCTTCAGGTGGTGCGGAGATCGGCATGATCGTGCAGTTCGGCGGCCAGACACCGTTGAACCTGTCGCTGCCCTTGAAGGCTGCAGGTGTGCCCATCATCGGTACCTCGCCGGAATCGATCGAACTTGCAGAAGACCGCAAGCGATTCCAGAAGCTCATCGAAGACCTGAAGATTCCGCAACCCGCAGGCGTCATCGCCACCAGCATCGAAGAAGCTCTTGCGGGTGCGAACAAGGTTGGTTATCCGGTGCTTGTGCGCCCCAGCTTCGTGCTCGGTGGCCGCGCCATGGTCATCGCGTATGACGATGAATCCATCGTGCGCTACATGAACACAGCCATCGAATACTCGCAGGAGCGTCCGGTCCTCATCGACCACTTCCTCGAAGACGCTACAGAGGTGGACGTGGACGCGCTCTGCGACGGCAAGGACGTCATCATCGCCGGCATCATGCAGCACATCGAAGAAGCCGGCATCCACTCCGGCGATTCGTCCTGCGTCCTGCCTTCGGTCGATCTCAGCGCCGACGTGCTCGATCAGATTCGTAAGTACACGCGCCAGCTTGCACTCTCGCTGAACGTCATCGGTCTCGTGAACATCCAGTTCGCCATCCAGCATGGCAAGGTCTACGTCATCGAAGTGAATCCGCGCGCATCGCGTACCGTGCCGTACGTTTCGAAGGCAACAGGCCTGCCGCTGGCAAAGATCGCATCGCGCCTCATGACGGGCCGCACGCTGGCAGAGCTGCTGCCAGAGCAGCTCGCATCCGGCAAGGACCTCGGCACCGGCAACCACTACTTCGTGAAGTCGCCGGTCTTCCCCTGGGGTAAGTTCCAGGGTGTCGATCCGGTCCTCGGACCCGAAATGCGCTCCACCGGCGAAGTCATGGGTGTAGCCGAAACCTTCGGCGAAGCCTTTGCCAAGGCGCAGATCGCGGCAGGCCAGAACCTGCCCACCAGGGGAACGGCCTTCCTTAGCGTCAACGACCACGACAAGGCCAACGTTGTTCCGCTCGCCAAGCAGTTCGTGGAGATGGGCTTCCACCTCGTCGCCACGCACGGCACGGCAGACATCCTCAGCGATGCAGGTCTGACGGTGGAACGCGTCCACAAGGTGAAGGAAGGGCGTCCCAACGTCGTCGACTTCATCAAGGGCGATCGCATCCAGCTCATCATCAACACGCCACGCGGCCAGGACAGCATCTTTGACGAGAAGGCAATCCGCCGTGCGGCCGTAACCGCCCGCATTCCTTCCATCACCACGCTTGCCGCGGCAAGTGCAGCAGCAGAGGGCATCGCGGCGCTGCAGCGGGGCCAGACCAGCGTGTACACGCTGCAGGAACTGCACGCCTCGCGCACAGTCTAA
- a CDS encoding translocation protein TolB gives MVNRTRLNLAKMAAAAVVVLFSSAALHAQDNVFTGTNTGADRIRIAAANFRAGSADAGSLKQTFDTVLFNDLQNAGVFDLVSKSLQPQSTPGTPQEMRLDEWTAAPVSAAYVAFGSLSLSGNRVVVNAYVDDTHNAQYPQVLGKQYTEPGDDNGARTIAHKLADEIILRLGGGIAGIAESKIYFVRAAGGNKEIWAMDYDGANAHAVTHLGTISISPRVSPDNSRIAFSSLGKDGFQIRMYSLLLNRPINFPSGGGTNLSPAWSSNGQLAYSSSRTGDPEIYSTDANGNGARRITNSRGPDVSPTWNPKTGSQIAFISGRSGLPQVYIMDADGAGLQRMTDGGYATSVSWSPNGQFLAFAWDRKYGPGAPGGQDIYVMEIASKRWIQLTNGIGRCDFPSWSPDGRHIVFAVGSGARAEVWTMLADGTAKHKLAGTGSDMPNWSFR, from the coding sequence ATGGTGAATCGCACACGTTTGAATCTCGCAAAGATGGCTGCTGCTGCGGTAGTGGTGTTATTCAGCTCCGCGGCGCTGCATGCGCAGGATAATGTCTTCACTGGAACGAACACGGGTGCAGACCGCATCCGCATTGCCGCAGCAAACTTTCGCGCAGGTTCCGCCGATGCTGGCAGCCTGAAACAAACCTTTGATACTGTGCTGTTCAACGACCTGCAGAATGCAGGCGTGTTCGATCTTGTGTCGAAGAGTCTGCAGCCGCAATCCACGCCGGGCACGCCGCAGGAAATGCGCCTGGATGAGTGGACCGCAGCACCGGTAAGCGCGGCGTATGTTGCTTTCGGTTCACTGAGTCTGTCCGGTAATCGCGTGGTGGTGAATGCGTATGTGGATGACACGCACAATGCGCAGTATCCGCAGGTGCTGGGCAAGCAGTACACCGAGCCCGGCGATGACAACGGTGCGCGCACCATTGCACACAAGCTGGCCGATGAGATCATTCTGCGGCTTGGCGGCGGTATTGCCGGCATTGCAGAGAGCAAGATTTATTTTGTGCGCGCCGCTGGCGGCAACAAAGAGATCTGGGCGATGGATTACGACGGTGCGAATGCGCATGCCGTGACGCATCTGGGAACCATCTCGATTTCGCCGCGTGTTTCGCCGGACAATTCGCGCATTGCGTTTTCTTCGCTGGGTAAGGACGGATTTCAGATCCGGATGTATTCGCTGCTGCTGAATCGTCCGATCAACTTCCCTTCCGGTGGTGGAACGAACCTTTCTCCGGCATGGTCGTCGAATGGACAGCTTGCGTATTCGTCTTCACGCACCGGCGATCCTGAAATTTACAGCACCGATGCCAACGGAAACGGTGCCAGGCGCATCACGAACTCACGTGGTCCCGATGTTTCGCCGACGTGGAATCCGAAGACGGGATCGCAGATTGCGTTTATCAGCGGTCGCAGCGGATTGCCGCAGGTGTATATCATGGACGCGGACGGCGCTGGGCTGCAGCGCATGACCGATGGCGGGTATGCCACGTCTGTTTCGTGGTCTCCCAATGGACAGTTCCTGGCCTTCGCATGGGATCGCAAGTACGGTCCGGGCGCGCCAGGAGGACAAGACATTTACGTGATGGAGATTGCCAGCAAGCGCTGGATCCAGCTCACGAATGGCATAGGCCGCTGCGACTTCCCCTCGTGGTCGCCGGATGGCCGCCACATCGTTTTTGCCGTGGGCTCCGGCGCACGCGCAGAAGTTTGGACCATGCTGGCCGACGGTACTGCGAAGCACAAACTTGCAGGCACCGGAAGTGACATGCCCAATTGGAGTTTTCGCTGA
- a CDS encoding OmpA family protein, with protein sequence MMRLQTTRTKSIVTTAMAAMLLLAGCHKKQSAPPPYTAPPAAPAAAPTATLTAEPATIDLGQSVVLTWHTSNATSVSIDGVGPVNLNGTTNVTPSNSTNFHLVATGDGGTAEANFRVTVRVPAPPADTGTSSNLPDDATFHAAVPDIFFDYDSYDLNPTGHTSAQQASTYLNQHPNIKLLIGGYCDERGSAEYNLALGENRANAAKTALVNAGVSASRIRVISYGKEKQFCTEQNESCWQQNRRAQFNIDR encoded by the coding sequence ATGATGAGATTGCAAACAACCCGCACCAAATCAATCGTGACGACTGCAATGGCCGCCATGCTGCTGCTGGCAGGTTGCCATAAGAAACAGAGTGCGCCGCCGCCGTATACCGCACCGCCAGCCGCTCCCGCAGCCGCGCCCACCGCGACGCTGACCGCAGAGCCTGCGACGATCGACCTGGGCCAGTCTGTGGTTCTGACGTGGCACACATCGAACGCGACGTCGGTTTCGATTGACGGTGTAGGACCGGTAAATCTGAACGGAACAACCAATGTGACGCCGTCGAACTCGACGAACTTCCACCTGGTGGCAACGGGGGATGGTGGCACGGCGGAAGCGAATTTCCGCGTGACCGTGCGTGTACCCGCGCCGCCCGCCGACACAGGTACGTCGTCGAATCTGCCGGATGATGCAACGTTCCATGCTGCTGTGCCGGATATCTTCTTCGACTACGACAGCTACGACCTGAATCCCACAGGCCACACCTCGGCTCAGCAGGCTTCCACGTACCTGAATCAGCATCCGAATATCAAGCTGCTGATCGGCGGCTACTGCGATGAGCGTGGTTCGGCTGAGTACAACCTGGCGCTGGGTGAGAACCGTGCGAACGCCGCAAAGACCGCGCTGGTAAACGCCGGCGTGTCCGCAAGCCGCATCCGCGTGATCTCCTACGGCAAGGAAAAGCAGTTCTGCACGGAACAGAATGAATCGTGCTGGCAGCAGAATCGCCGTGCGCAGTTCAACATCGACCGGTAA
- a CDS encoding transposase, with product MSFQTAERIPLFRNERWFFLLLNTLQRYSDEFLLHDYVIMEDHVHLLLTPAGPLERTLQLIKGGFSFQAKRQFQWKADIWQRGFTDHRIRDDQDYETHLRYIRQNLNSLREALRTQRGRSRDSSAFALSPMPQRLKPLMNDSEDGPAEAGPLQSSLSPVYPAQNSL from the coding sequence GTGTCGTTTCAAACGGCAGAGCGCATTCCTCTTTTCCGAAATGAACGATGGTTCTTCCTTCTGCTCAACACGCTCCAGCGTTATAGCGATGAGTTTTTACTCCATGATTACGTGATCATGGAAGACCATGTTCATCTCCTGCTTACTCCGGCAGGCCCATTAGAGCGCACGCTGCAACTGATCAAAGGCGGCTTTTCCTTTCAGGCAAAGCGGCAGTTCCAGTGGAAGGCCGATATCTGGCAGCGCGGCTTTACGGATCATCGCATCCGTGATGATCAGGATTACGAAACGCATCTTCGCTATATCCGCCAGAACTTGAATTCACTGCGGGAAGCGTTGAGAACGCAGCGAGGGCGATCACGCGATTCTTCCGCGTTCGCTTTGTCGCCGATGCCTCAGCGGCTAAAGCCGCTTATGAATGATTCGGAGGATGGCCCGGCTGAAGCCGGGCCCCTTCAAAGCTCATTGTCGCCGGTATATCCGGCGCAAAACAGTTTGTAA
- a CDS encoding ExbD/TolR family protein, whose protein sequence is MAFSSGGRTRSSLAEINITPLVDVVLVLLLIFMLTAPVLQSGIEVAVPQTRTVNQLTDERTVVTIDHEQRVYLQDKPVNLAELPSLLRSKGDPSKKVIYLRADQKVPFGAFASVMDAVKQAGITNISIVTRPIEK, encoded by the coding sequence ATGGCATTTTCCAGTGGCGGACGCACACGCTCTTCGCTGGCAGAGATCAACATCACACCACTGGTGGACGTGGTGCTGGTGCTGCTGCTGATCTTCATGCTGACGGCACCAGTGCTGCAAAGCGGTATTGAAGTGGCAGTCCCACAGACGCGCACGGTGAATCAGCTTACAGACGAACGCACCGTGGTGACGATTGACCATGAACAACGCGTGTATCTGCAGGACAAGCCCGTGAACCTTGCGGAATTGCCAAGCCTGCTGCGCAGCAAGGGCGATCCGTCAAAGAAAGTGATCTATCTGCGCGCGGACCAGAAGGTGCCGTTTGGTGCGTTTGCTTCGGTGATGGATGCGGTGAAGCAGGCGGGGATTACGAACATCAGCATTGTGACCCGGCCGATTGAGAAATAA
- a CDS encoding TonB family protein translates to MQERTKQNFVVSLVLHGVVIGGVLAAGYVFRNHGEKWGDKSDITGAVQATMVNSLPLPPRVQPKEDNVLASENPSEAPPPPTPAAEPPPKPTDIPIPVKQPDKKTPPPKVAEKPAPVPPQKPQPTKQQPDKATSGETAGLKMAMTSVENRAGTSATNVSDSAFGERYAYYVRQLTQKVAQQWYTQTLDSGAVGHRVWISFRVNRDGSPSNIQIAKPSGDTTLDASALRALQRIDTFGPLPDGYSGSYINVQYYFDPKDN, encoded by the coding sequence ATGCAGGAGCGCACGAAGCAGAACTTCGTGGTGTCGCTGGTGCTGCATGGCGTGGTGATTGGCGGTGTGCTGGCTGCGGGGTATGTTTTTCGCAATCACGGAGAGAAGTGGGGCGATAAATCTGACATTACAGGTGCGGTGCAGGCGACGATGGTGAATTCCCTGCCGCTGCCTCCGCGCGTGCAGCCGAAGGAAGACAATGTGCTGGCGAGCGAGAATCCGAGTGAAGCTCCTCCGCCACCCACGCCGGCAGCAGAGCCTCCACCGAAGCCGACGGACATTCCAATTCCGGTGAAGCAACCGGACAAGAAGACACCTCCGCCCAAGGTTGCGGAGAAACCTGCGCCTGTGCCGCCGCAGAAGCCGCAGCCCACAAAGCAGCAGCCGGATAAAGCGACTTCCGGTGAGACTGCCGGGCTGAAGATGGCCATGACCTCGGTGGAAAATCGTGCGGGCACATCGGCAACAAACGTGTCGGACTCCGCGTTTGGCGAGCGTTATGCGTATTACGTGCGACAACTGACGCAGAAGGTGGCGCAGCAGTGGTACACGCAGACGCTGGACAGCGGCGCTGTGGGGCATCGCGTGTGGATTAGTTTTCGCGTGAACCGCGATGGCTCACCATCGAACATTCAGATTGCAAAACCGAGCGGTGATACCACCCTTGATGCCAGTGCTCTGCGCGCGCTGCAACGCATTGACACCTTTGGGCCTCTGCCGGATGGCTACTCCGGCTCGTACATCAACGTGCAGTATTACTTTGATCCGAAGGACAACTAA